A window of Chthoniobacterales bacterium genomic DNA:
GGCGAGCTGTATTCGGATGCGATCGGCGCGCCGAATGAAATGAAGGGCGGCTTCGACACCGGGACCTACGATGGCGTGGTGCGCTACAATCTGACCACGATCGTTGATGCCCTGAAATGAACGCGACAAACGACATCTCCACGCCGCTCGAGGTGCACGACCTCACGGTGGCCTACCATCGCAAGCCCGTGCTCTACGGCATCGACCTCGCGGTGCCGGCGGGACAGTTGATCGGAATCGTCGGGCCGAACGGCGCGGGCAAGTCGACGCTCATCAAGGCGATCATGGGCCTGCTGCCGACTTCGAGCGGGTGGATCAAGGTTTTCGACCGCCCCTATCGCGAGAGTTGTCATCGCGTGGGTTATGTGCCGCAGCGCGAATCGGTGGACTGGGATTTTCCGGTGAGCGTGATGGATGTCGTGCTCATGGGCCGCTACGGGCGTTTGCGGCTCGGGCAGCGGCCGGCGAAATCGGATCGTGAAGTCGCGCGTGAGTGCCTGGAGAAGGTCAAGATGCTGCCGTTCGCCAATCGCCAGATCGGGAATCTCTCCGGCGGCCAGCAGCAGCGCGTCTTCCTTGCCCGGGCGCTGGCCCAGGAGAGCGACCTTTATCTCATGGACGAGCCCTTTGTCGGGGTGGACGCGGCGACGGAGGCGGCGATCATCACGCTGCTGCGCGAGTTGAAGTCGCGGGGGAAGACGCTGCTCGTCGTTCATCACGATCTCGCCAGCGCGCGCGAGTATTTCGACATGCTCATCCTGCTGAACATGCGGCTCGTGGCCTTCGGGCCGACGAACGAAGTTTTCACGCCGGAGAATTTGCAGACGACCTACGGAGGAAGGCTGACCATCCTCTCCGATGTGGTGCAGGCGCTGGGGGCGCAGCGCGAATGAAGGTGCGTCGGGGTATTTTTCTGCTCGGCCTGCTGGCCGTCCTCCTCCTCGCGCCCGAGGCCGCTCATGCCGCGCGCATCAACGAGCTGACCGAATCCACGATGGGCGAGCGGGCGGTGCGGTTTTTCACGTTTCAGGATCCGTCCCTTCGCAACGCCCTGGCCGGCTCGATGCTGCTCGGCATCTGCTGCGGGTTGATGGGGGCCTTTCTGGTCGTGCGGAAGCTCGCGCTGATGGGGGATGCCCTGTCGCACGCCGTGCTGCCGGGCGTGGCGCTGGGGTTTTTGTGGAACATGACGAAGGACCCGGTGGCGATCTTCATCGGTGCGACCGTCGTGGGGTTGCTCGGCGCGGGGACGGTGCAATTGATCCGCAGCACGACGAAACACAAGGAGGACGCGGCCCTCGGCTTCGTGCTGGCGTCGTTTTTCGCGGTGGGCATCTGCCTGTTCACGATGATCCAGAATCTGCCGGGCGGAAACAAAAGCGGCCTCGACAAGTTCATGTTCGGACAGGCGGCGTCTCTGAGCGGCGGCGACGTGATGCTCCTCGCGGTGGTCACAATTCTGTCGCTCGGCGTAATCGTCGTTTTCTACAAGGAATACCTGCTCACGAGCTTCGATGCCGGGTTTGCGCGGGCCATCGGGCTGCCGGTGAAGATTTTTCACTACAGCCTGATGCTGATGCTGGCCTTCGCGATCGTCTCCTCGCTCCAGGCGGTCGGCGTGGTGCTGGTGTCGGCCATGTTGGTGATCCCGGCGGCGGCGGCGTTCCTGTTGACGGACCGACTGGGCATGATGCTGCTGCTTTCTGCAATCTTCGGGCTGTGCTCGGGCGGCGCCGGCGCGTTCTTTTCGTTTGTCGGGCGCAATCTTCCCACCGGGCCCTTCATGGTGCTGGCGGCCGCGGGACTTTTCGCCGGCGCACTGTTTTTCGGCCCGCGCCACGGCATCGCCTCGCGCTGGTGGCGGCAATGGTCGCGCTCGGCCCGCATCCAGCGCGAGAATGCGCTCAAGGCCATCTATCACGAACTCGAAAGCGGGGACTTCGTCACCGAGCATGTCGCTCTGCAGGCTCTCGCCGAGCGCCGGCGCGAGACGCTGGAGGAAGTTCGACGGCAGGTCGCGAAGCTGGGCGCGCACCGGCAGGCCTCGCTCTCGGCCGATGGCGAGACCGTCTCGCTCACGCCCGAGGGCTGGCAGCGCGCCTGTGAGATCGTCCGCAACCACCGGCTTTGGGAGCTCTATCTCACGAACGAAGCCCAGGTCGCCTCGGACCACGTGCATGAAGACGCGGAGATCATCGAGCATGTGCTCGGCGAGGCGAGCGTGCTGCAACTCGAGAAACGATTGAACTACGCGCGCCGCGACCCGCACGGGAAACTGATTCCCGGCTTGAACGACATCCGCCGGGGCCACGCCGCGGTGACGGGCACCCGCGCGACCGGCTTCGGCTCCTCCGCCTCATGAACAGCCTCTTTCCACCCTTCGACTGGCATCGCGTCGTCGTGCAGCCCTGGAGTGAGGACTTCGCGCTCAATATCTGGATCGTCGTGATGGGATTCCTCGTCGCGGCGGCCTGCGGCCTTGTCGGCAATTACCTGCTGCTGCGGCGCATGGCGCTCGTCGGCGACGCGATCAGCCACAGCATCCTGCCCGGCCTGGTGGTGGCATTCCTCATTTTCAGGGAGGCTTCAACCTGGGCGATGTTCGGCGGGGCGCTGGCGGCAGGCATGGTGACCGTCGCGCTGATCGAGTTCATCCACAAGCAGTCGCGAGTGAAGCCCGACGCGGCGATCTGCATCGCCTTCACGGTGCTGTTCGCGATCGGCGTCGTGATGATGAGCGCGCTCGAGTCACGTGGTTCGTTTCATATCGATGCGGACTGCGTGCTGTATGGCGAGATCGCATTTGTCTCGCTCGAACCGCCCGTGGTGTGGAACGGCTGGGAGCTGGGCCCCCCGTCGGTGCTGCGAATGGCGGGGCTTTTCGTCGCGGCGGTGGCGGCCATTCTGGTCTTCTACAAGGAGCTGCTGGTCACTTCTTTCGATCCGGGGCTCGCGAAGTCGCTCGGGATGCGGGCCGGCGTGTGGCATTACGGCCTGATGGCGGCGCTGGCGCTCGTCGTGGTGGGAGCGTTCGAGTCGGTGGGCGCGATCCTGGCGGTGGCGATGTTGATCGTGCCGCCCATGTTCGCCGCGCAACTGGCGGGGCGCCTGCCCGGCCGGCTGCTCCTGACCGTGGCCCATGCGGCGCTCTCCACGTTGCTCGGACTACACCTTTCGGTCTGGCTGAATTGCTCCGCCGCCGGCGCGATGGTCGTCGCTGGGAGCCTGCTCTTCGTCGCGGCCTGGATCGGCACTGCCGTGCGCGCGAAACTCGTGCGCATCGAGGCCGCTGCGCCGCAAATCAAACATGCATTCTGACAACTCACAACGGGTGGACGCGATGAAACGAGATGACCGCGCGTGGCGGCGCGAGGCAGCCGCGATGAGCCTGCCGGAGGTGCATCGCAGCATCGTGGTGCCGAGTGACGCCCCCTTCTGGCGGAAGATGCTCGCGTTTGCCGGGCCGGGATTCCTCGTCGCGGTCGGCTACATGGATCCCGGCAACTGGGCGACCGACCTCGCGGGCGGCGCGCAGTTTGGCTACACGCTGCTGTCGGTCATCCTGATCTCGAATCTGATGGCGATCCTGCTCCAGCACCTCTGCGTGAAGCTGGGCGTGGCCACCGGGCGTGACCTCGCGCAGGCCTGC
This region includes:
- a CDS encoding metal ABC transporter ATP-binding protein, with the translated sequence MNATNDISTPLEVHDLTVAYHRKPVLYGIDLAVPAGQLIGIVGPNGAGKSTLIKAIMGLLPTSSGWIKVFDRPYRESCHRVGYVPQRESVDWDFPVSVMDVVLMGRYGRLRLGQRPAKSDREVARECLEKVKMLPFANRQIGNLSGGQQQRVFLARALAQESDLYLMDEPFVGVDAATEAAIITLLRELKSRGKTLLVVHHDLASAREYFDMLILLNMRLVAFGPTNEVFTPENLQTTYGGRLTILSDVVQALGAQRE
- a CDS encoding metal ABC transporter permease, with product MNSLFPPFDWHRVVVQPWSEDFALNIWIVVMGFLVAAACGLVGNYLLLRRMALVGDAISHSILPGLVVAFLIFREASTWAMFGGALAAGMVTVALIEFIHKQSRVKPDAAICIAFTVLFAIGVVMMSALESRGSFHIDADCVLYGEIAFVSLEPPVVWNGWELGPPSVLRMAGLFVAAVAAILVFYKELLVTSFDPGLAKSLGMRAGVWHYGLMAALALVVVGAFESVGAILAVAMLIVPPMFAAQLAGRLPGRLLLTVAHAALSTLLGLHLSVWLNCSAAGAMVVAGSLLFVAAWIGTAVRAKLVRIEAAAPQIKHAF
- a CDS encoding metal ABC transporter permease, which gives rise to MKVRRGIFLLGLLAVLLLAPEAAHAARINELTESTMGERAVRFFTFQDPSLRNALAGSMLLGICCGLMGAFLVVRKLALMGDALSHAVLPGVALGFLWNMTKDPVAIFIGATVVGLLGAGTVQLIRSTTKHKEDAALGFVLASFFAVGICLFTMIQNLPGGNKSGLDKFMFGQAASLSGGDVMLLAVVTILSLGVIVVFYKEYLLTSFDAGFARAIGLPVKIFHYSLMLMLAFAIVSSLQAVGVVLVSAMLVIPAAAAFLLTDRLGMMLLLSAIFGLCSGGAGAFFSFVGRNLPTGPFMVLAAAGLFAGALFFGPRHGIASRWWRQWSRSARIQRENALKAIYHELESGDFVTEHVALQALAERRRETLEEVRRQVAKLGAHRQASLSADGETVSLTPEGWQRACEIVRNHRLWELYLTNEAQVASDHVHEDAEIIEHVLGEASVLQLEKRLNYARRDPHGKLIPGLNDIRRGHAAVTGTRATGFGSSAS